From a single Vibrio toranzoniae genomic region:
- the ybaK gene encoding Cys-tRNA(Pro) deacylase, whose product MTPAINLAKKKKIAHSVHQYHHDANNTNYGLEAVEALGQDPKRVFKTLLFCLNGVAKDLAVAVIPVDQKLNLKLAAKAAKGKKAEMANPDIAQKTTGYVVGGISPLGQKKALPTFVHCSATDFETICVSAGKRGLEIELDPQDLALLTRGQFADLCL is encoded by the coding sequence ATGACTCCTGCTATTAATCTTGCCAAGAAAAAGAAAATCGCTCATAGCGTGCATCAATATCATCATGATGCGAATAATACTAATTATGGATTAGAAGCCGTGGAAGCTCTTGGTCAGGATCCGAAACGCGTATTCAAAACGTTGCTATTTTGTTTGAACGGTGTTGCTAAAGATTTGGCTGTGGCGGTTATCCCTGTGGATCAAAAGCTAAACCTAAAGCTTGCAGCAAAAGCGGCGAAAGGCAAAAAGGCAGAGATGGCGAATCCTGATATTGCACAGAAAACCACAGGCTATGTGGTTGGTGGAATCAGCCCACTTGGGCAGAAAAAAGCATTGCCTACCTTTGTTCATTGCAGTGCTACAGATTTTGAAACGATATGTGTGAGTGCAGGGAAGAGGGGCTTGGAAATCGAGCTAGATCCACAAGACTTAGCACTACTAACTCGCGGCCAGTTTGCTGATCTATGTTTATAG
- the ushA gene encoding bifunctional UDP-sugar hydrolase/5'-nucleotidase UshA has product MKQRLILKTALSAAILATLAGCSSQSTLDWNQDETYKLTILHTNDNHGRFWQNKYGEYGMSARKTLVDQLRAEVEAEGGSVLLLSGGDINTGVPESDLQDAEPDFKGMNKIGYDAMALGNHEFDNSLDVLQKQIDWANFPMLSANIYDKATGERKFQAYEMFEKQGIKIAVIGLTTEDTAKIGNPEFIAGIDFRDPKEEAKKLIAELKETESPDLIFAVTHMGHYENGQRGVNAPGDVALARYLNEGDLDMIVGGHSQEPVCMEGPNVAKKNFTPGDECRPDVQNGTYIVQAHEWGKYVGRADYEFRNGELEMVSYDLVPVNLKKKVKIDGKKQRVLIQDEIAQDPELLEFLRPFQEQGQAQLEVKIAETNGKLEGDRNVVRFQQTNLGRLIATSHMERAKADFAVMNSGGVRDSIEAGDVTYKDVLKVQPFANILTYTDMTGKEVLDYLNVVATKPIDSGAYAQFAGISMTVVNGAVSNVFIGGKQLRLDETYRFTIPSFNAAGGDGYPKLSDHPGYVNTGFVDAEVLKEYLEANSPVDVNNYAPSGQIVYK; this is encoded by the coding sequence ATGAAGCAACGCCTTATTCTAAAGACAGCACTAAGTGCTGCAATCTTAGCTACTCTCGCTGGGTGTTCGTCTCAATCTACTCTAGATTGGAACCAAGATGAAACTTACAAGCTAACGATTCTTCACACTAACGACAATCATGGTCGCTTCTGGCAGAACAAGTACGGCGAATACGGCATGTCTGCGCGTAAAACGCTGGTTGATCAACTCCGTGCTGAAGTTGAAGCCGAAGGTGGTAGCGTGTTGCTTCTTTCTGGCGGTGACATCAATACTGGTGTACCAGAGTCCGATCTTCAGGATGCAGAACCTGATTTCAAAGGCATGAACAAGATTGGTTACGATGCAATGGCATTGGGTAACCACGAGTTCGATAATTCACTAGACGTACTACAAAAGCAGATCGACTGGGCTAACTTTCCAATGCTTTCTGCAAACATCTACGATAAAGCGACTGGCGAACGCAAGTTCCAAGCTTACGAGATGTTTGAAAAGCAAGGCATCAAGATTGCAGTTATCGGCCTAACAACTGAAGACACAGCGAAAATTGGGAATCCAGAGTTTATCGCTGGCATCGACTTCCGTGACCCTAAAGAAGAAGCGAAAAAGTTAATCGCTGAATTGAAAGAAACAGAAAGTCCGGATCTGATTTTTGCTGTCACTCATATGGGTCATTACGAAAATGGCCAACGTGGTGTTAACGCACCTGGGGACGTAGCATTGGCTCGTTACCTCAACGAAGGTGATCTCGATATGATCGTAGGCGGTCATTCTCAAGAGCCTGTCTGTATGGAAGGCCCTAACGTTGCGAAGAAAAACTTCACACCGGGTGATGAGTGTAGACCCGACGTACAGAACGGTACTTACATCGTTCAAGCTCACGAGTGGGGTAAGTACGTTGGTCGTGCTGATTACGAATTCCGTAACGGTGAGCTAGAAATGGTGAGCTACGATCTGGTTCCAGTTAACCTTAAGAAGAAAGTTAAGATTGATGGTAAGAAGCAACGAGTTCTTATTCAAGATGAAATCGCCCAAGATCCAGAGCTACTTGAATTCCTACGCCCTTTCCAAGAGCAAGGTCAAGCTCAGCTAGAAGTTAAGATAGCCGAGACAAATGGAAAGCTTGAAGGTGATCGTAACGTTGTTCGTTTCCAACAGACTAACCTAGGTCGTTTGATTGCGACTTCTCACATGGAGCGTGCAAAAGCAGACTTTGCTGTGATGAACTCTGGTGGTGTGCGTGATTCAATTGAAGCGGGCGATGTAACTTACAAAGACGTGCTAAAAGTACAACCATTTGCAAACATTCTGACTTACACAGATATGACGGGTAAAGAAGTACTTGATTACCTAAATGTAGTGGCGACTAAACCAATCGATTCTGGTGCTTACGCTCAGTTTGCTGGCATCTCTATGACTGTAGTAAATGGTGCAGTATCGAATGTCTTCATCGGTGGTAAACAGCTTCGTTTGGACGAGACATACCGTTTCACAATACCAAGCTTTAACGCTGCTGGTGGTGATGGCTATCCTAAATTGTCTGACCACCCAGGTTACGTAAACACTGGTTTTGTTGATGCTGAAGTACTAAAAGAGTACCTAGAAGCAAACAGCCCGGTTGACGTGAACAACTACGCACCGTCTGGTCAAATAGTTTACAAGTAA
- the kdsA gene encoding 3-deoxy-8-phosphooctulonate synthase, with protein sequence MMEQKTVHIGDMPIANDKPFTLFAGMNVLESRDLAMQICEHYVKVTEKLGIPYVFKASFDKANRSSVHSYRGPGMEEGLKIFQELKDTFGVKIITDIHTEAQAQPVADVVDVIQLPAFLARQTDLVEAMAKTGSVINVKKPQFMSPDQVGNIVDKFAECGNDNIILCERGSCMGYDNLVVDMLGFGVMKKSSNGSPIIFDVTHALQMRDPSGAASGGRREQTVELAKAGLATGIAGLFIEAHPNPDQARCDGPSALPLDKLEPFLKQMKALDDLIKGFDHIDIK encoded by the coding sequence ATGATGGAACAGAAAACAGTCCACATTGGCGATATGCCAATCGCTAATGATAAGCCATTTACGCTATTTGCAGGCATGAATGTTCTTGAGTCTCGCGATCTCGCTATGCAGATTTGTGAGCACTACGTAAAAGTAACAGAGAAGCTGGGCATCCCTTATGTATTTAAGGCGTCTTTCGATAAAGCGAACCGCAGCTCAGTTCATTCATACCGTGGTCCAGGTATGGAAGAAGGTCTTAAAATATTTCAAGAACTGAAAGATACCTTTGGCGTGAAGATCATTACTGATATCCACACCGAAGCACAGGCTCAGCCAGTCGCTGATGTGGTTGATGTAATCCAGCTTCCAGCATTCCTAGCTCGTCAAACTGACCTTGTTGAAGCGATGGCGAAAACAGGTTCAGTGATCAACGTGAAGAAACCTCAGTTCATGAGCCCAGATCAAGTGGGTAATATCGTTGATAAGTTTGCTGAGTGTGGTAATGACAACATCATTCTTTGCGAACGTGGTTCTTGCATGGGATATGACAACTTAGTTGTTGATATGCTTGGCTTCGGTGTCATGAAGAAGTCTTCGAACGGTAGTCCAATCATCTTTGACGTGACTCACGCGCTTCAAATGCGTGACCCATCAGGAGCTGCATCTGGTGGTCGTCGTGAGCAAACGGTTGAGCTTGCGAAAGCGGGCCTTGCTACAGGTATTGCTGGTCTGTTTATTGAAGCACACCCGAACCCAGATCAAGCTCGTTGTGACGGTCCATCAGCTCTACCTCTAGATAAACTAGAGCCGTTCTTGAAGCAGATGAAAGCGCTTGATGATCTTATTAAAGGATTTGACCACATTGATATTAAATAA
- a CDS encoding SirB1 family protein: MYEFFDEDFDQLELAEGALILNKAINPETQDSWAEQELARLFKEAEFALVHETDEQQKFESFIRLFFFEWGFAGDKEAYFSSENAFIDKVLERKKGIPVSLGAIFLFLGRKLGFPVEGVSFPTQFLLKVSWYGQAALYINPYNGEYVGAKTLRAWLIGHDGPLAKLKAEHLEVADHPTIIGKWLALLKSALLREERYTLALKCTDLALTFVPDDPYEIRDRGFIYQQLDCHQVAATDYQYFIDQCPDDPASELLKSQVNVMNEKTVVVH; encoded by the coding sequence ATGTACGAATTTTTTGATGAAGACTTTGACCAGCTAGAATTAGCTGAAGGTGCATTGATCTTAAATAAAGCGATTAACCCAGAAACTCAAGACAGTTGGGCAGAGCAAGAACTGGCAAGATTGTTTAAAGAAGCTGAGTTTGCTTTGGTTCATGAAACCGACGAACAGCAGAAATTTGAGTCTTTTATTCGACTATTCTTTTTTGAATGGGGCTTCGCTGGCGATAAAGAGGCGTATTTCTCTTCGGAGAACGCATTTATAGACAAAGTACTTGAGAGAAAGAAGGGGATTCCAGTGAGTCTTGGCGCGATCTTTCTTTTTCTAGGTCGAAAGCTAGGCTTCCCTGTAGAGGGGGTTTCTTTTCCAACTCAGTTTTTGCTTAAAGTGAGTTGGTATGGCCAAGCTGCTCTCTATATTAATCCTTACAATGGCGAATATGTTGGTGCAAAAACCTTACGAGCCTGGTTGATTGGCCATGATGGGCCACTCGCTAAGTTGAAAGCAGAGCATTTAGAGGTCGCTGATCACCCAACGATTATCGGTAAATGGCTAGCGTTACTTAAGAGTGCATTACTACGAGAAGAGCGTTATACGCTGGCATTGAAATGCACAGACCTTGCTTTGACGTTTGTTCCGGATGACCCGTATGAAATCCGTGATCGCGGGTTTATTTATCAGCAGCTAGACTGTCATCAAGTAGCCGCAACAGATTATCAATATTTTATCGACCAATGCCCAGATGACCCTGCATCTGAATTACTGAAATCTCAAGTGAATGTCATGAACGAAAAGACCGTGGTTGTTCACTAA
- a CDS encoding SirB2 family protein, with protein MYEGLKHFHLLTIAISALLLSIRFALMMANSPKLKHPFLQRFPHINDSLLLLSGIGLIFITGFIPFTPAAPWLTEKLTCVMAYIALGFFALKLGKNNLLRVFSFFGALGWLAMAGKIAMTKTPTFFG; from the coding sequence ATGTACGAAGGTTTAAAACATTTTCACTTACTAACGATTGCGATAAGCGCACTGCTGCTTTCGATTCGTTTCGCTCTTATGATGGCTAACTCTCCGAAGCTTAAGCATCCTTTCTTGCAGCGTTTTCCTCATATCAATGACTCGTTGCTACTGCTATCAGGTATTGGTTTGATTTTTATCACTGGCTTTATTCCATTTACACCTGCAGCACCATGGTTAACCGAAAAACTAACTTGTGTTATGGCTTACATCGCACTGGGTTTCTTTGCGCTTAAGCTAGGTAAAAACAATCTACTGAGAGTGTTCTCTTTCTTTGGTGCGCTTGGCTGGTTAGCAATGGCAGGCAAAATCGCAATGACGAAGACACCAACATTTTTCGGTTAA
- the prmC gene encoding peptide chain release factor N(5)-glutamine methyltransferase, which translates to MQSAYTVESALKSAIVQLQKGDNTSPSIDAAVLLCHVLDKPRSYLLTWPEKLLTSEQESEFNALLRRRLTGEPVAYIIGEREFWSLPLKVSPSTLIPRPDTERLVEVALDKTYGKQGAILDLGTGTGAIALALASEMPNRPVTGIDLRPEAQELATENAKRLNITNATFLHGSWFEPLSELASDGNDTKFSLIVSNPPYIEKDDPHLSQGDVRFEPMTALVAEEKGLADIRYISEKARGFLENEGWLAFEHGYDQGLAVREIMQALGYLEVVTEKDYGGNDRVTLGRYCSSVVTVYR; encoded by the coding sequence ATGCAGTCAGCATATACGGTTGAAAGCGCTTTAAAATCAGCAATCGTACAGCTTCAAAAGGGTGATAACACATCACCCTCTATTGATGCCGCGGTACTGCTTTGTCACGTTTTAGACAAACCAAGGTCATACTTGCTTACTTGGCCTGAGAAGCTTCTTACCTCAGAACAAGAGTCCGAATTCAATGCACTTTTAAGACGACGTTTAACCGGTGAGCCTGTGGCTTATATTATTGGTGAACGTGAGTTTTGGTCATTGCCGTTAAAAGTTTCTCCTTCTACCTTAATCCCTCGTCCAGACACTGAACGTTTGGTTGAAGTGGCTTTAGATAAAACCTATGGCAAACAAGGTGCGATTCTAGATTTGGGTACTGGTACTGGTGCAATTGCATTGGCGTTAGCGTCTGAAATGCCAAATAGACCAGTGACGGGTATTGATCTGCGCCCTGAAGCTCAAGAGCTTGCGACAGAAAATGCGAAGCGCTTAAACATCACCAACGCTACGTTTTTACATGGCAGTTGGTTTGAGCCTTTAAGTGAACTAGCTTCTGATGGCAACGATACCAAGTTCTCTTTAATTGTCTCTAACCCACCTTATATTGAGAAAGATGACCCTCATTTATCTCAAGGGGATGTACGTTTTGAGCCAATGACTGCGTTAGTCGCTGAAGAGAAAGGATTGGCTGACATTCGATACATTTCTGAAAAAGCACGTGGCTTTTTGGAAAATGAAGGCTGGTTGGCATTTGAACACGGCTACGACCAAGGTTTGGCGGTGCGTGAGATAATGCAGGCGCTCGGTTATCTCGAGGTTGTCACAGAGAAAGATTACGGTGGTAATGACCGAGTGACATTGGGTCGTTACTGTTCATCGGTAGTTACTGTTTATAGATAG
- the prfA gene encoding peptide chain release factor 1, which produces MKASILVKLETLVERYEEVQHLLGDPDVIGNQDKFRALSREYSQLEEVTACFQSYQQAQEDLEAAEEMANEDDAEMREMAQEEIKEAKANIERLTDELQILLIPKDPNDERNCFLEIRAGAGGDEAGIFAGNLFRMYSKFAEKKGWRVEVMSSNVSEQGGFKEMIAKISGDSVYGTMKFESGGHRVQRVPETESQGRVHTSACTVAVMPEIPEADLPEIKAGDLKIDTFRASGAGGQHVNTTDSAIRITHLPTGTVVECQDERSQHKNKAKAMAVLAARIVQAEEERRAAAVSDTRRNLLGSGDRSDRIRTYNYPQGRVSDHRINLTIYRLNEVLEGDMQSLLDPVLQEHQADQLAALSEHN; this is translated from the coding sequence ATGAAAGCCTCGATTCTAGTAAAGCTTGAAACACTTGTTGAACGCTATGAAGAAGTTCAACATCTACTTGGTGATCCAGATGTAATCGGGAATCAAGACAAATTCCGTGCACTTTCAAGAGAGTATTCTCAGCTTGAAGAAGTGACGGCTTGCTTCCAGTCATACCAGCAAGCTCAAGAAGATTTAGAAGCTGCTGAAGAGATGGCAAATGAAGATGACGCAGAAATGCGCGAAATGGCGCAAGAAGAAATCAAAGAGGCGAAAGCGAACATTGAACGTCTGACTGATGAGCTGCAAATTCTTCTTATTCCAAAAGATCCAAATGATGAGCGTAACTGTTTCCTAGAAATCCGCGCAGGTGCGGGGGGTGATGAAGCGGGTATCTTTGCGGGTAACCTTTTCCGTATGTACTCTAAATTTGCCGAGAAAAAAGGTTGGCGTGTCGAGGTGATGAGCAGCAATGTTTCAGAGCAGGGCGGCTTTAAAGAAATGATCGCCAAAATAAGTGGCGACAGTGTTTACGGTACCATGAAATTCGAGTCGGGTGGTCACCGTGTGCAGCGTGTTCCTGAAACTGAATCCCAAGGCCGTGTTCATACTTCTGCATGTACGGTCGCAGTGATGCCTGAGATCCCAGAAGCTGATCTTCCAGAAATCAAAGCTGGCGATCTTAAAATTGATACTTTCCGTGCTTCTGGCGCGGGTGGTCAACACGTTAACACCACGGATTCAGCAATCCGTATTACTCACTTACCAACGGGCACAGTCGTAGAGTGTCAAGACGAGCGCTCTCAGCATAAAAACAAAGCGAAAGCGATGGCTGTGCTTGCGGCTCGTATCGTTCAGGCTGAAGAAGAGCGCCGCGCTGCAGCTGTTTCTGACACACGTCGTAACCTACTAGGTTCTGGTGACCGTAGTGATCGTATTCGTACGTACAACTACCCACAAGGTCGTGTTTCTGATCACCGCATCAACTTGACAATTTACCGTCTGAACGAAGTACTTGAAGGCGATATGCAAAGCTTGCTTGATCCTGTTCTTCAAGAACACCAAGCCGACCAACTTGCTGCACTTTCTGAGCACAACTAA
- the hemA gene encoding glutamyl-tRNA reductase, whose amino-acid sequence MSLLAVGINHNTASVELREKVAFGPDKLSEALKQLNANAHVNGSVILSTCNRTEVYCDVKGVAKNKLIDWLSVFHQVSPEELKPSLYIHEEQAAIKHLMRVACGLDSLVLGEPQILGQVKQAYTDSRENQSVDASMEKLFQKSFSVAKRVRTETEIGGSAVSVAYAACTLAKQIFESIAASTVLLVGAGETIELVAKHLSANGCTKMIVANRTRERALGLAEEFGAEVISLNEIPDHLHRADIVISSTASPLPIIGKGMVETALKTRKHQPMLLVDIAVPRDVESQVGELNDAYLYSVDDLQSIVDGNIEQRKVEAIQAEAIVSEESAAFMSWMRSLQAVDSIRDYRKSANEIREELLSKSLQSLAAGGDPEKVLLELSNKLTNKLIHAPTRALQSAAEQGEPAKLTVIRQSLGLENPQ is encoded by the coding sequence ATGTCTTTGCTTGCCGTAGGTATCAATCACAACACTGCGTCGGTTGAATTGCGCGAAAAAGTCGCTTTTGGTCCAGATAAATTATCTGAGGCACTTAAGCAACTCAACGCAAATGCACACGTAAATGGAAGTGTCATACTTTCTACCTGTAATCGAACTGAAGTGTATTGTGACGTTAAAGGCGTGGCAAAAAACAAGCTGATCGATTGGTTATCAGTGTTCCATCAAGTGAGCCCTGAAGAGCTAAAGCCAAGCCTGTATATCCATGAAGAGCAAGCTGCAATAAAACATTTAATGCGTGTGGCCTGTGGCTTGGACTCTTTGGTGTTAGGTGAACCGCAGATCTTAGGTCAGGTGAAGCAAGCTTATACAGATTCAAGAGAGAACCAATCTGTTGATGCTTCAATGGAAAAGCTATTCCAGAAATCCTTCTCTGTTGCGAAACGAGTTCGAACGGAAACTGAAATTGGCGGTAGTGCCGTTTCTGTTGCTTACGCCGCCTGTACGTTAGCCAAGCAAATTTTTGAATCGATTGCCGCATCAACAGTGTTATTGGTTGGTGCGGGGGAAACTATTGAACTGGTGGCTAAGCACCTGTCGGCGAATGGCTGTACCAAAATGATTGTGGCGAACCGAACTCGTGAACGTGCTTTAGGGCTAGCTGAAGAGTTTGGTGCTGAAGTGATCAGCCTCAATGAGATTCCGGACCATCTGCATAGAGCGGATATTGTGATTAGCTCAACAGCAAGCCCATTGCCTATCATAGGTAAGGGAATGGTCGAAACTGCTTTGAAAACAAGAAAACACCAACCAATGTTGTTGGTTGATATTGCTGTACCTCGTGACGTTGAATCTCAGGTAGGCGAACTGAATGATGCGTATCTATATTCAGTGGATGACCTGCAGTCGATTGTTGATGGTAATATTGAGCAACGTAAAGTGGAAGCGATTCAAGCTGAAGCGATTGTCAGCGAAGAAAGTGCTGCATTCATGAGTTGGATGCGTTCATTGCAAGCAGTTGACAGTATTCGTGATTACCGTAAATCGGCCAACGAAATACGAGAAGAATTATTAAGTAAGAGTTTGCAATCACTTGCTGCTGGCGGTGACCCCGAAAAAGTTTTACTTGAGCTCAGTAATAAGCTCACAAACAAATTGATCCATGCTCCAACGCGAGCACTCCAAAGTGCAGCAGAGCAAGGAGAACCTGCAAAATTAACGGTCATTAGACAGAGTTTGGGCCTAGAAAACCCTCAATAA
- the lolB gene encoding lipoprotein insertase outer membrane protein LolB yields the protein MSKLRKITSLLFMTIIMVGCSSMPEQPTSVEWQTHQNRLLQIESYQASGKLAYISPEQRQSLNFIWKHSQNQSQLRLTTFLGQTVLNLTIDPSGAKVVTYDDQVFTHASASVLVEQLTGLQIPIDHLPQWFLGIPDQADSYQLNSTNTLESLSKQVSSQLWTLNFANYRNTEMPSKQLSDKDNVKVEIIPLPTRLSFKQDENKINIVVSKWTLKK from the coding sequence ATGAGCAAGCTTCGTAAAATCACGTCTCTTCTTTTTATGACCATAATTATGGTGGGTTGCTCGTCTATGCCCGAACAGCCGACCAGCGTTGAATGGCAAACCCACCAAAACCGACTTCTACAAATAGAAAGCTACCAAGCCTCGGGCAAGCTCGCCTACATATCGCCAGAGCAGCGCCAAAGCTTAAACTTCATTTGGAAACATTCACAAAATCAAAGTCAATTAAGACTCACGACGTTCCTCGGTCAAACCGTATTGAACCTGACCATAGATCCGTCGGGGGCCAAAGTCGTGACCTATGACGACCAAGTATTTACTCACGCAAGTGCGTCTGTATTGGTTGAGCAATTGACAGGTTTGCAGATCCCGATCGATCATCTGCCCCAATGGTTCCTTGGCATTCCCGACCAAGCAGATAGCTACCAACTCAACAGCACTAACACACTTGAATCTCTATCTAAACAAGTCAGCAGTCAATTATGGACACTGAATTTTGCTAACTATCGCAATACAGAGATGCCGAGTAAGCAACTATCGGATAAAGACAACGTAAAGGTAGAGATAATTCCCCTCCCTACTCGATTGTCATTCAAGCAAGACGAGAACAAAATCAACATTGTAGTTTCGAAGTGGACACTGAAAAAATGA